Genomic DNA from Brenneria izadpanahii:
CGATGGCGATGTGGCGGCCTCTATCCTTACCTGTATGCCGGACAGCGAAGTCGATGTGCTGTACGGCATTGGCGGAGCGCCGGAAGGCGTCATCTCGGCGGCGGTCATCCGAGCGCTCGACGGCGATATGCAAGGCCGGCTGTTGGCCCGCCATCAGGTAAAAGGCGACAGCGAAGAGAACCGCCGTATCGGGCAAGATGAACTGGAACGCTGCCGGCAAATGGGAATCGAAGCAGGGAAAGTGCTGCAACTCAGCGATATGGCGCGTAATGACAACGTGATTTTCTCCGCAACGGGCATCACCAAGGGCGATCTGCTGGAAGGGATCGCGCGCAAAGGGAATATCGCGACGACGGAAACGCTGCTGATCCGCGGTAAGTCGCGCACCATCCGCCGTATCCAGTCAACGCACTACCTCGATCGTAAAGATCGGGCGTTACATGACTTCCTGCTTTAACGCGATGGCGGGCGACGCTGCTGGCTGAATAAGCGGGATAGCGGATTGGCCGCGGCGCGGGGAGCCCGGTGGCGAGCCTCGCGCCGCCATTTCGTCATAACACGCGAAAGCGACTGATTGTTTCACAGTTGTTAATAAATAGCGTATCTTAGATGCGGCCGTTCAACGGCCGCACACCGACACAACAAGAATACCGCCAGGTGTTGCACTTCAGGATATGACTGCCAGATCAATATAGATAGGAGCACAGAACGATGGCTGAATGGGTAACAGGCAAAGTTATTCAGGTAGAAAACTGGACAGAGAGTCTGTTTAGCATTCGAATTCATGCCCCCACCGCGGCCTTCACCGCCGGACAGTACGCCAAACTGGCGCTGGACGTGGATAACGAACGCATTCAACGGGCCTACTCCTATGTCAACGCGCCCAGCGACCATAATCTTGAGTTCTACCTGGTCAATGTTCCTGAAGGGAAACTAAGCCCGCGCTTACACGCGCTGCGCCCCGACGATGAGGTCATGGTGACCAGAGATGCCGCCGGATTTTTCGTGCTGGAGGAGATTCCGGATTGCGAAACCCTGTGGATGCTGGCAACCGGCACCGCGATTGGGCCTTATCTTTCCATTCTGCAGGAGGGCAAAGATCTGGATCGGTTTAAGAACATCGTACTGGTTCATGCCGCCCGTTTTGCGCAAGACCTAAGCTATCTGCCGCTGATGCAGCAGTTGCAACAACGCTACAACGGCCAATTGCATATTCAAACGGTGGTCAGCCGTGAAGAATCGGCCGGCTCATTGACGGGCCGAATCCCGGCGCTGATCGCTAACGGCGCGCTTGAATCAGCCGTCGGTCTGCCAATGGATAGCGCGACCAGCCATGTCATGCTGTGCGGCAACCCGCAAATGGTGCGCGATACTCAGCAAATACTGAAAGAAGAGCGGCAAATGACCAAACATCTGCGCCGCAGGCCCGGTCATATCACCAGCGAACATTATTGGTAAACCGGCATCAGGGGTGGAATTTAACCGGTTTCGCTTGCGGTCCGAATCGATTATCTCCAGGCACGCCGGCAAAAACGCCGCAGTCGAGAAACACCATCATACAGATTAGCGACGGAATAAAACGGCCGATTCCCCACTGCCAGACGCCCGGCAGCATATGCCAGTTGCCGGCGGCAAGCATCCACGCCACGATCAACAACAGCGCCCACCAGCCGCTTTTGTTACGATCGTGCAGGCGTTTCACCACTACCGCTGCGGTTGGCCACAGCAGGACGACCAAGCCAAAGGCCGTGGATTGCGTATCCAGCCAGTTCTGTCCGGCCAGCGTGAAGAGCGCCATCATCAGCGCCAGCCAAACGCCGATCCAAACCCAGAAATCACGCCGGCCAATCCGGCCTTTAAACGAAAAACACCATTGTTGTAACGTCATTAACCACTGCGCCCTGAATTGTCGTTTTATTTTGGCCGAGTTTACCCTAACCCGGCGCTACGCCGACAATCTTTATGCGAATTTTGACAAGCGCTAACCAATGCCGCTTTAATCAAACGTATCGTCGTTATCGCCGCGCTTGGCTCAATGTAAAATTCATCTGATAATGTACCCATGATAAAAAAATATCTCGCGCCCTTGTTCGCTCTGTCTACGCTGGTGCTATACCTTCCCGGCGCCTGGTCCGATCCGGTTTTTCCGGCGAAAACACCGGCCGCCGCGCCTTATCTGCTGGCAGACGCGCCTACGTTCGACCAAACGATCGTACAGTTTCGCACGCACTATAATCTGAGTAACCCAACGCTGCCGATCGGCGAGTTCCGGGTCGTCGATACCGGTCATAACTCCAGTCTGCTGACCCGCGCCGCCAGCAGGATCAACGATCGGCTGTATGCTTCAACGGCGCTGGAGAAAGGGACGGGTAAAATCAAAACGCTGCAAATTACCTACCTTCCGCAGCCGGATGATACGGAAGCCGAGGCCAGACGCACGCAGGCCATCAGCTATATGGCGGCCCTGTCGCGGGTTTTCGCGCCCTCGCTGACGGAGGAGCAGAGTATCCGCAAGATCACGGAGTTACTGGAAAAAGGCAAAGGCCAGCACTTTTACCAGCAAACCGAAGGCGCATTACGCTATGTTGTGGCGGATAACAGCGAAAAGGGGCTAACTTTTGCTATTGAACCGATTAAGCTAACGCTATCCGAACCGTGATCAATACAGTCACTATTAATGACGAAAAACAGAGCCACGATCACATTTCATCTTTATACTGTTGGCAGGTTCGACTGCCGGCAGGCAGTAAAATTTTGATTCATTCGCTATTCCGTCTGGAGGAAAAAAAATGCGACATCCATTAGTTATGGGTAACTGGAAACTGAACGGCAGCACCAGCATGGTCAACAGCCTGATTACCGGCCTGCGCCAGGAATTGAGCGACGTTGACGGCTGCGGCATAGCCATCGCTCCACCGGCAATCTACCTGGATATGGCTCAGCATTTATTAGCCGGCAGCCGTATCGCGCTGGGCGCGCAAAACGTGGACGTGAATCTTTCCGGCGCTTTTACCGGTGATACTTCCGCCGCAATGCTGAAAGATATCGGCGCCAAATACATCATCATCGGCCACTCAGAACGCCGTACCTATCATAAAGAAAGCGATGAATTCATCGCCAAGAAATTCGGCGTGCTGAAAGAAGCCGGTCTGATCCCCGTACTGTGCATCGGTGAAACCGAAGCGGAAAACGAAGCCGGACAAACCGAAGCCGTATGCGCCCGTCAGTTGGACGCGGTGCTGAATACGCTGGGCGCCAAAGCGTTTGAAAACGCGGTAATCGCTTACGAACCTATCTGGGCTATCGGTACCGGCAAATCGGCGACCCCGGCTCAGGCTCAGGCGGTTCACAAATTCATCCGCGATCATATCGCCAAACAGGATAAAGCCGTCGCCGAACAGGTTACCATTCAGTACGGCGGCTCCGTGAACGCTTCCAACGCAGCAGAGCTGTTCACTCAGCCGGACATCGACGGCGCGCTGGTTGGCGGCGCATCGCTGAAAGCCGACGCTTTCGCCGTAATCGTCAAAGCCGCGGCAGAAGCCAAACGCGGCTAAGCCCGACGTTGCCGTCAGAAAAAATGCCTGCTCGCGCAGGCATTTTTTTTACATGAAAAATCGCTCCAGGCGATCTTTTATTTATTGCGCGGCCGGAATCTGCTGGGTAATACAGTGGATATTGCCGCCGCCCAGCAGGATCTCACGGGCGGGTACGCCGCTTATCGTATAGTCCGGGAACATCCGTTGTAGTAAATCGCGCGCAATATCATCCGTACGGGCATCCAACAGCGGGAAAATGATCTGCTGATTGCTGATTAAGAAGTTCACGTACGACCCCGCCAGACGCGCTCCGGCGTTGCGTTCAATCGCGTTCCCCGCATCCACGCCCCGCGCCTCTTCCGGCGTTGCATACAGCGGGCCGGGAGCCGGCATTTTCCAGATCTTAAGCGGACGCCCCTGCGCGTCTCTGGCGCTGGATAACACCTGATAAGCCGCCGCCGAGCGGGCATACTGCGGATCGTTTTCGTCATCCGTCCAGTGCAGCGCGACTTCACCGGGACGAACAAAGCAGCACATATTATCGATATGGCCGTCGGTCTCGTCGTTATAGACCCCTTCCGGCAGCCAGATAATCGTCGAGACGCCCAGATAGTCGCGCATCAACTGTTCGATCCGCGCTTTATCCAACTGCGGATTCCGGTTGGGATTCAACAGGCACTCAGCCGTCGTCAACAGCGTCCCTTCGCCATCGGTATGAATCGACCCGCCTTCCAGAATCAATGGCGCCGCGTAACGGCTATTCCGATGATAAGCCAGAACCTGCGCCGCGACTTTTTCATCCTGACGCCAATCCTCATACAACCCGCCCAATTCTCCGCCCCAGGCGTTGAACCGCCAGTCAATGCCGCGGCGATCTCCGGCCTGATTCAACACCATGGTGGGACCGGTATCACGCATCCAGGCATCGTCGCTTTCCATTTCAACCAGCGTCACGCTGGTTGGCATAATGCGTTTGGCATCAGCCATACAATGGGCGGGCACTCCCATAATCACCGGCGTTTTCCGCAAGATGGCCTCAGCCACCGCGGCAAAAGTTTTTTGCGCGGGCAAGGCGTCGTCGCGCCAGTTATCCCTGCGGTAGGGCCACAGCATCCATACGGCATCCTGTGGCGCCCATTCAGCAGGCATCGTAAAGCCGTCTTGATGCGGCGTGGTCAGCTGTGACATCGATTATCTCCAGGTTTTGCCGTCGGAGGTGGCGATCGCGCCATACATTTCCGGGCGGCGATCGCGGAACAGCCCCCATGCCGCACGCTGAGCAGCAATAGCCTGTAAATCAAATTCATGAACCAAAACGGCTTCATCCGTTTTATTCGCCGCCGCCACCAACGCCCCGGTCTGATCGGCGATGAAAGAGGAGCCGTAGAAGGTCATTTCCAAACCGTCGATGTATTTGCTGGCTTCGGTGCCAATACGGTTGGATGCGATCACCGGCACCAGATTAGCGGCGGCGTGGCCCTGCTGGACGCGCGTCCAGTGCGGCTGGCTGTCGATCTCCGGGTAGGCCGGCTCGGAACCGATCGCCGTCGGGTAGAAAATCAGCTCGGCTCCCTGCAACGCCAGGCAGCGCGCGGTTTCCGGGAACCATTGATCCCAGCAGATACCCACGCCGATTTTCGCATAGCGTGTCTGCCAGACTTTAAAGCCGGTATCGCCGGGGATAAAAAATTGCTTTTCCTGATACGCCGGGCCATTAGGAATATGGGTTTTACGATAAACGTCGAGCACGGAACCATCGGCATCGATCATCACCAGCGAGTTGTAATACGCGTTATTGGCGCGTTCAAAAAAGCTCAAAGGCAGAACGACCGCCAGTTCGGCCGCCAGCGCAGAAAAATGCTTAATCAGCGGGCTACTTTCCAGCTCCTGCGCCAACGCATAATGTTCCGGACTCTGATCAATACAGAAATAAGGCGCGGCAAACAGTTCCTGGATTAGGATAACCTGCGCCCCTTTTGCATGTGCTTGTCGCACCAGCTTCTCGGCATTCTCAATGTTTCCGGGCAGATCCCAGGAACACGCCATTTGTGTTGCGGCAACGGTAACTTTTTTCATGCGAAAACCTCAATAATCTCTTATTTATACTCGCCATTTTCATCAGACGAATATCAGCAGCGAGCGCTAGCACGCATCTGCGCCCAACAGGCGCGACCATAACGAGTTTAGGTCAACACGCCGTCCAATGTTTAGCCCCCTGATCAGGCATTCACCGAAATGACATCCTCATTATGCCAGTTAATCGGCTGACGTTAATAAAATTAAAGAGATCCCGCGCTGACGGCGGGATTGGCGGGTTTAACTGACACGCCGCCGTACTCCGCCGGCGCGAAAACATTCTCAATGAACCTTTAGTTCCATCAGCATCAGTTGATCCGCATCGCCACTCCCCAGCTTTGGCGATAAATCGCTGATCATCTTTCCTATCCGGTTCATAAAGGAGACAAAGTTTTCTTTATCCTGAAAACTGAATATACCGTTGTCAGGATCGTAAAACGCATATTGATCGCAGCCGTTGGCGTAGATCGCCATGGCATGGCCGTCAGAGTGAACCGATAAAAGTTGCTCCCGGCCTTCACGCAGCACATCGCGCACCAGCCCGTCGCCAAATTCCTCTCTGCGATTGAGCAGCACAAACGGCGTTTCCCCCGCCACCGGAACGACGGACATCTTCGCCAGATTGGCAATACGCTGCATCAAATCATAACGCCGGACGACCGGCGCGGCGGCGTCAAAGCGCCGGTCTTTCATTTGTCCGTCAAAACGCGCGCTATTCTGAAACTGTTCTTGTACGACATAGACTTTCTCAACCCCGCTTCTCGCCCGGCTTGCCGATATCATCTCGTCGTCATCCGCATCGTAACCCAGTAAATTACCGATCACCGTTCTGTCATCCAAACCGCTGTGACGCCCCAACAGCCAGAGGGCCGTCATCCCCAGACAGGCGCCGTCTTCCATGCTTTGTATCTTTTTCCGCATGTCGGGCAAGTGCGTCTTCATCGTTTGCAGATAATCACGTTGTTCCATCAGGATGGGTTGTCCCGAATACTCATTACAAGCGATCTCCAGATTCGACTCATAAATCCTTGGTTTCTTGCCTAAGGCGTCGATATCCGCGGCCTTCCTGTCTGAAAAAATGGAGTTTAGCGGCAATGAAATGGCAAGCGGTACGGACGGCAGCTTATTAAGCAAACCGAGTAACGAGAAATTGGCGTGTCCCTCTTTTTGGCTTAACGGCGTAAACACCGCCTGTTCCGTCATGATTTCAAACTGGGAAGTCCCCGGCTTCGCGGCTTCGGCCTGCGGCAGTGAAGCTGTCATCGCCGGTAAAGAAGTCTGATGGATACGCATAGTTACTATCTCATCGTGCTGAATGATTAAAACTGGGAAGGAATCGGGGGCGCTCGATACGGCGTAACCTTGGATAGCGGCGAAGTTTTAACGTTGGCCGGCGCTTTACGGCCGTTCACAACCGAAGCGAACTCTTCACGGATGCGCAGACCGAGACTCGCTACGTTTTCTACCCATGCGTTCAGCCCCCGATCGTCAAACGCGCGGATATCCTGGTGCGCCGTCAACATCAGCGTATGCTGATGCGCGTCCAGACCGATTGCCGCGCCGCACATCAATCCATGCTCCAGATTCAGCATCATGCCCAGCGCGAGCAAATCGCCGTCCCGATTGAAATCCAACGAATAAACCGGCATAAAAATGAACAGGTGATCCCGCGCTTGGGGCAGTTTTAAAAAAAACGTCTGTCCGTTAAACACCACCTGAACGCCCGTCTCGACATCAAGCGTTCCGTTTACTTTCGTCTGCTTTTCAATCCAACGTATCAATAGCGATCTGGCATAGCTCGACTCAGACATGCACTCCCCCTGACGATTTAAAACGCATCCGTATTGTCTGTCGCCACGGCCCGCGCGCGGCAAACGCCTATAGGGTTAGTGTCAAAAAAAGCGTTAGCGTTCCTGCCTGCGAGCGCTAAAAAAACAAAACCCCCGGAAACGGGGGTTGGTTAACGATTGGCGATTCCGCCTGAGAGCGGAATTTACGACTCACGGAGCGCCATCGCGATGGATCAGAACAGTTTCTTAGCCGTTTCCAGCCAGTCTTTCTTGAAAGGACGCTTCATGTTTTCAATCGCGTCAATGATGTCGTGATGCACCAGTTTTTCATTCTGAATGCCGACGCAGCGGCCGCCGTAGCCCTGCAGCAGCAGTTCTATTGAATACGCGCCCATGCGGGAGGCAAGAATACGATCGTACGCCACCGGAGAACCGCCGCGCTGAATATGTCCCAACACGGTAGCGCGCGTTTCACGGCCGGTCTCTTTCTCAATATATTTCGACAGTTCGTTAATATCGCAGATGTGTTCGGTAATCGCGACAATGGCGTGTTTTTTACCCTTATCGATACCGACCTTGATCTCCTGAACCAGATCTTGCGGGCTGAATTCCACTTCCGGCAGAACGATGAATTCACAACCGCCGGCAATCGCCGCGGC
This window encodes:
- the fpr gene encoding ferredoxin--NADP(+) reductase encodes the protein MAEWVTGKVIQVENWTESLFSIRIHAPTAAFTAGQYAKLALDVDNERIQRAYSYVNAPSDHNLEFYLVNVPEGKLSPRLHALRPDDEVMVTRDAAGFFVLEEIPDCETLWMLATGTAIGPYLSILQEGKDLDRFKNIVLVHAARFAQDLSYLPLMQQLQQRYNGQLHIQTVVSREESAGSLTGRIPALIANGALESAVGLPMDSATSHVMLCGNPQMVRDTQQILKEERQMTKHLRRRPGHITSEHYW
- a CDS encoding DUF805 domain-containing protein, which encodes MTLQQWCFSFKGRIGRRDFWVWIGVWLALMMALFTLAGQNWLDTQSTAFGLVVLLWPTAAVVVKRLHDRNKSGWWALLLIVAWMLAAGNWHMLPGVWQWGIGRFIPSLICMMVFLDCGVFAGVPGDNRFGPQAKPVKFHP
- a CDS encoding DUF1454 family protein, whose amino-acid sequence is MIKKYLAPLFALSTLVLYLPGAWSDPVFPAKTPAAAPYLLADAPTFDQTIVQFRTHYNLSNPTLPIGEFRVVDTGHNSSLLTRAASRINDRLYASTALEKGTGKIKTLQITYLPQPDDTEAEARRTQAISYMAALSRVFAPSLTEEQSIRKITELLEKGKGQHFYQQTEGALRYVVADNSEKGLTFAIEPIKLTLSEP
- the tpiA gene encoding triose-phosphate isomerase, which gives rise to MRHPLVMGNWKLNGSTSMVNSLITGLRQELSDVDGCGIAIAPPAIYLDMAQHLLAGSRIALGAQNVDVNLSGAFTGDTSAAMLKDIGAKYIIIGHSERRTYHKESDEFIAKKFGVLKEAGLIPVLCIGETEAENEAGQTEAVCARQLDAVLNTLGAKAFENAVIAYEPIWAIGTGKSATPAQAQAVHKFIRDHIAKQDKAVAEQVTIQYGGSVNASNAAELFTQPDIDGALVGGASLKADAFAVIVKAAAEAKRG
- the aguA gene encoding agmatine deiminase, which translates into the protein MSQLTTPHQDGFTMPAEWAPQDAVWMLWPYRRDNWRDDALPAQKTFAAVAEAILRKTPVIMGVPAHCMADAKRIMPTSVTLVEMESDDAWMRDTGPTMVLNQAGDRRGIDWRFNAWGGELGGLYEDWRQDEKVAAQVLAYHRNSRYAAPLILEGGSIHTDGEGTLLTTAECLLNPNRNPQLDKARIEQLMRDYLGVSTIIWLPEGVYNDETDGHIDNMCCFVRPGEVALHWTDDENDPQYARSAAAYQVLSSARDAQGRPLKIWKMPAPGPLYATPEEARGVDAGNAIERNAGARLAGSYVNFLISNQQIIFPLLDARTDDIARDLLQRMFPDYTISGVPAREILLGGGNIHCITQQIPAAQ
- the aguB gene encoding N-carbamoylputrescine amidase, coding for MKKVTVAATQMACSWDLPGNIENAEKLVRQAHAKGAQVILIQELFAAPYFCIDQSPEHYALAQELESSPLIKHFSALAAELAVVLPLSFFERANNAYYNSLVMIDADGSVLDVYRKTHIPNGPAYQEKQFFIPGDTGFKVWQTRYAKIGVGICWDQWFPETARCLALQGAELIFYPTAIGSEPAYPEIDSQPHWTRVQQGHAAANLVPVIASNRIGTEASKYIDGLEMTFYGSSFIADQTGALVAAANKTDEAVLVHEFDLQAIAAQRAAWGLFRDRRPEMYGAIATSDGKTWR
- a CDS encoding YopT-type cysteine protease domain-containing protein → MRIHQTSLPAMTASLPQAEAAKPGTSQFEIMTEQAVFTPLSQKEGHANFSLLGLLNKLPSVPLAISLPLNSIFSDRKAADIDALGKKPRIYESNLEIACNEYSGQPILMEQRDYLQTMKTHLPDMRKKIQSMEDGACLGMTALWLLGRHSGLDDRTVIGNLLGYDADDDEMISASRARSGVEKVYVVQEQFQNSARFDGQMKDRRFDAAAPVVRRYDLMQRIANLAKMSVVPVAGETPFVLLNRREEFGDGLVRDVLREGREQLLSVHSDGHAMAIYANGCDQYAFYDPDNGIFSFQDKENFVSFMNRIGKMISDLSPKLGSGDADQLMLMELKVH
- a CDS encoding CesT family type III secretion system chaperone — protein: MSESSYARSLLIRWIEKQTKVNGTLDVETGVQVVFNGQTFFLKLPQARDHLFIFMPVYSLDFNRDGDLLALGMMLNLEHGLMCGAAIGLDAHQHTLMLTAHQDIRAFDDRGLNAWVENVASLGLRIREEFASVVNGRKAPANVKTSPLSKVTPYRAPPIPSQF